The Chitinophaga flava genome has a segment encoding these proteins:
- a CDS encoding class I lanthipeptide produces the protein MKKKKVDLSKKLFLKKEAIVELNTQQQSQIAGGIPLTRYSTCCVQTIEVSCPVVMC, from the coding sequence ATGAAAAAGAAAAAAGTAGACCTCAGCAAAAAACTGTTTCTGAAAAAGGAAGCGATTGTTGAACTGAACACTCAGCAACAATCTCAAATCGCCGGTGGTATTCCTTTAACAAGATACAGTACCTGCTGTGTACAAACAATTGAGGTAAGCTGTCCGGTGGTGATGTGCTAA
- a CDS encoding class I lanthipeptide, producing MKKTKIKLSKKLHLKKDAIVELNPEQQSKIAGGMPLTRTTICCIPTDVSRCEVC from the coding sequence AAAAATCAAACTCAGCAAAAAACTGCACCTGAAAAAAGATGCAATTGTTGAATTGAATCCGGAGCAGCAATCCAAAATTGCCGGCGGTATGCCTTTGACCAGGACTACCATCTGCTGTATACCAACAGATGTTTCCCGTTGCGAAGTTTGCTGA